In one window of Danaus plexippus chromosome 7, MEX_DaPlex, whole genome shotgun sequence DNA:
- the LOC116770501 gene encoding small ribosomal subunit protein uS2m, with the protein MLPRCLHRHVKNGITLTRYYSNVPQPEPAQVLVDESVKTSPLDHPDFFQVHNLFTVKDLFEAGVHYGHKEGSLNEYMLPYIYGSRQGHLIFDLDITAEHLRKALNFAAHIAYRGGIICFFNRNALNAHLVEKTAQECGEYAHTRFWRGGIFTNANHQFGAVTRLPDLCIFMNTQNNILNQHTAVRDSAKMLIPTIGIVDSNCSPNLITYPVPGNDDTPRAIEMYCKLFKEAIKRGKDARMKFLQENN; encoded by the exons atgttgCCCAGATGTTTAC ACCGTCATGTGAAAAATGGTATTACACTAACCCGATATTATTCTAATGTTCCGCAGCCAGAGCCAGCACAGGTTCTAGTTG ATGAATCCGTCAAAACTAGTCCACTAGATCATCCAGATTTTTTTCAAGTCcacaatttatttacagtCAAAGACTTATTTGAAGCTGGTGTACATTATGGACACAAAGAGGGGTCATTGAATGAATATATGTTACCCTATATTTATGGATCCAGACAGGgccatttaatttttgatttagaTATAACAGCAGAACATTTGCGAAAGGCCCTTAATTTTGCTGCCCATATTGCATATAGAGGtggtattatatgttttttcaatAGGAATGCACTTAATGCACATTTAGTTGAAAAAACTGCACAAGAATGTGGGGAATACGCACACACAAGGTTTTGGAGAGGTGGGATTTTCACAAATGCTAATCATCAATTTGGGGCTGTCACCAGGTTACCAGATTTGTGCATTTTCATGAAtacacaaaacaatatattgaaCCAACACACAGCAGTACGAGACAGTGCAAAAATGTTAATACCAACCATTGGCATTGTAGACTCAAATTGCAGTCCCAACTTAATAACATATCCCGTACCAGGTAATGATGATACACCTCGGGCTATAGAAATGTATTGTAAGCTCTTTAAAGAAGCAATTAAGAGAGGAAAAGATGCAAGGATGAAGTTTCTACAAGAAA